In Diachasmimorpha longicaudata isolate KC_UGA_2023 chromosome 7, iyDiaLong2, whole genome shotgun sequence, the following proteins share a genomic window:
- the LOC135164766 gene encoding uncharacterized protein F54H12.2-like yields MIKVRARILKPDGSAVLEDSVGPVNNFLHSMFNQVDVYFNQKVVTPPNNLYAYRAYIEILLNYGTDAKSSHLGMSLWATDSYGAMDSTVVAAGDARNNNGLVSRQAFTNGGKAFDLLGHLHCDVFNQDKFLMNGVELRVRLIRAKDDFCLMDDSALNYKLRIVEASLIVRRVKLSPGILIAHAKTLLPKRIILGFVENASFNDSRKKNPFNFQNFGINFLCLNVDGRQVPTKPLQPSFTSGVCLDVEAFNTLFAEIDSTRQVIVDYSG; encoded by the exons atgatcaaagttcgcgccagaatcctgaaacccgatggctctgctgtaCTCGAGGACTCTGTTGgtcctgtgaataattttttacattcaatgtttaaccaagtggatgtatatttcaaccaaaaagttgtgACGCCTCCGAATAATCTGTACGCctatagagcatacattgaaatATTACTGAACTATGGTACAgatgcaaagtcctcacatcttggaatgtcgctttgggctacggatagctatggtgcaatggattctactGTTGTAGCGGCGGGTGATGCGAGAAACAACAATGGGCTAGTCTCACGTCAGGCCTTTACTAACGGTGGAAAAGCttttgatctactgggacatttacattgtgacgtgttcaatcaagataagtttttgatgaatggcgtagagctacgcgttcgtcttatccgtgcaaaggacgacttttgccttatggacgATAGTGCCCTGAATTATAAGCTGCGTATAGTAGAAGCCTCCTTGATTGTTCGTCGTGtcaaactcagccctggaattttgatagctcatgctaaaacgctt ctgcctaaaagaatcatactgggatttgttgaaaatgccAGTTTCAACGACTCGAGAAAGAagaatcccttcaactttcaaaattttgggataaactttttatgtctgaatgtcgatggacgtcaagtacctacaaaacctctgcagccaagtttcacctctggcGTCTGCCTAGATGTGGAAGCATTCAACACactatttgctg aaattgattccacaagacaggttattgtcgactacagtggATGA